The genomic window TGTTGCCACAATGAGCGCGTTACCCCCCTATCTCCCCGCTTGGATCGGGGTGGTAACAGGGGCTTAAGTCCGGTTTTTCGGGGACTGGGGATGGTGCTATCTGGGTGATTGAGGTAAAGTCCCTAAACGAGGCTGACTCTCAAACTGTAAACGGTTGAATTGCAAAATCTCCCAGGGTGACTGTATAGCTAGAACGCACTTGGGCGATCGCAAACTCAATAATCACCTCACAAGCAACAGCCACGGTGAGGATGACTAAATTTCTCGCCAAGGGATAATCGCAAATATCATCCTGAACCGGGGAAGGAATGCGATACAGTTCGTTCCATATAATTTCTGCATAATCCGTAGCCAGTCCTACATGAAGACAGGGGATTTCCTGAGTGGCACAGTAATCTGCCACGGCTTTTCGAGACCCACTATTGTCAAAGGTATCAATCACTAAGCCGCTGTGATTTTCGATGAGTTTGCTGGCATTTTCGGCGGTCAATTCTTTCGTTTGAACCTCCAGTTTAATTCCCACCGCCCGATAGAGACTGTTGGCTAAAATCTTCGCTTTAAATGCGCCAATATCGGACCGATAATAAGGCTGGGTGGAAAGATTGCGCTCCTCAATGCGATCGCGATCAATCACCGTCAACCCTTGGCAACCACTGCGGGCTAAACTTTCAGTCAGATTCGCCCCCAAAGCACCCGCCCCACAAATCGTCACCGGAAAGCCCTGAAGTTTCGCCATGACTTCCGGTGTTCTATACAGTTGTTCATGAAAATACATCGACATGGTTTAAATCACTCTACAAAAAAACACTTGAATCAAATTAGTCAAACCATTCATCCCGATTTTCAATCACCCCAATCAGGGACTGTAAATCAAAATCGCGGTCTTTTCCACTCAAACAAATCCCAGAACTAAACACCGTTAAATCTTGTTTAGAAATGGCCGAAGTATGCTGTTCCCCGTTCCGGGTTGTCCAGTGAACAGTCCAATACTCATCCCCCGTTTCCTGAAAGCTCTGTAACTCACCTCCGCCCATTTTTAACGCCGCTTGCAACCGTTTTTCATCCTGGTAATGTTGCCATTTAGGATTAAACTCGGCGATTTTTCCGCAGACTTGTTCATAAACGGTTCGCATTTCTGGCGTCAGTCCTTTAAAGCTCAAGTCTTTGGGCTGGGTTAAGCGCTTTAACTCGGTTCTAAGCTGTTCCGTGGGGAATGGGTCGGCACGGCGATCGCAGGCTTCAAACCAGCCATTTTTGCCATCCCACCGCACCACAACCGGGTCAAACTTTCCCCCTTCTCCCACCAAATGA from Laspinema palackyanum D2c includes these protein-coding regions:
- a CDS encoding ThiF family adenylyltransferase, with translation MSMYFHEQLYRTPEVMAKLQGFPVTICGAGALGANLTESLARSGCQGLTVIDRDRIEERNLSTQPYYRSDIGAFKAKILANSLYRAVGIKLEVQTKELTAENASKLIENHSGLVIDTFDNSGSRKAVADYCATQEIPCLHVGLATDYAEIIWNELYRIPSPVQDDICDYPLARNLVILTVAVACEVIIEFAIAQVRSSYTVTLGDFAIQPFTV